One Nicotiana tomentosiformis chromosome 4, ASM39032v3, whole genome shotgun sequence genomic window carries:
- the LOC108943912 gene encoding uncharacterized protein has product MPLTTGIKAVTSAQETQGQRVLHESTVVEENRVLKQQMTEMCQAWANGQGPPFSIHGFPEFTSISTTTIPVSLPDQSYPPGFSLYPNCMTTTETSVARSQSVPLTTNQTTTNVIPVFTIPQPTVVQKKTHESQFATQQEQYHSPEYHSYLFDLPAKIENPARKMAQEEMTQRMKSLEQPLKNMQGLAGKKSVAFKDLCMFPDVRLPLGFKIPKFEKYDGHGDPIAHLKRYCNQLRGAGRNEELLMAYFGESLTGVASEWFMDQETSHWHVWDDMAQAFVKQFQYNIDITLDRNSFSNLKKKPTESFRVYAIKWREQAARVKPPMDDHKLITVFLQAQEPDYFQNMMSAVGKSFSEAIKIGEMVENGLKTGKIISQAVLKAATQAVQIEFDNFSDTNEKDGETMMTIRSRRGPRRTSRRYEQPHQVSDDSPEHYYPPQNPQYSIAPLQYVVQPPRHPRRRAPAPQNFHQLPQNFQVPYNPHPSQGYKGEQRLKDNFTPIGESYASGHNVESCRDLKREIERMIQEKLIVIQDNDTQNIMQNPLYAHDDAHFVGMMCGDMEYENPLGNLPTEIGEDHGDSNEQICG; this is encoded by the exons ATGCCATTGACAACTGGCATCAAAGCTGTTACAAGTGCTCAAGAGACTCAAGGTCAGAGGGTTCTACATGAGTCTACTGTGGTTGAGGAAAATAGAGTACTGAAGCAGCAAATGACTGAAATGTGTCAAGCATGGGCCAATGGCCAAGGACCGCCTTTTTCTATTCATGGTTTCCCAGAGTTCACATCCATTTCGACTACTACCATTCCAGTCTCATTGCCCGATCAATCCTATCCACCTGGGTTCAGTCTTTATCCCAACTGTATGACTACAACTGAAACTTCTGTTGCGCGCTCCCAAAGTGTGCCATTGACAACCAATCAGACAACCACTAATGTTATACCCGTCTTCACCATCCCACAACCGACGGTGGTGCAAAAGAAAACTCACGAGTCACAATTTGCTACTCAACAAGAACAATACCATTCTCCTGAGTACCACTCGTACCTATTCGATCTTCCTGCAAAGATTGAGAATCCTGCCCGTAAGATGGCACAGGAAGAAATGACCCAAAGAATGAAAAGCTTAGAACAACCGTTGAAAAATATGCAAGGGTTGGCAGGTAAGAAGAGTGTTGCCTTCAAGGATCTATGTATGTTCCCCGATGTTcgtttgccacttggtttcaaaatccccaaatttgaaaagtatgatggacacggcgaccccATAGCTcacttgaaaaggtattgcaatcagctaagaggtgcgggaagaaatgaagaattgctaatggcttattttggggaaagcttGACAGGGGTGGCCTCTGAATGGTTTATGGATCAAGAaacctctcactggcatgtctgggatgacatggcccaggCCTTTGTCAAACAGTTCCAATACAACATCGATATCACCCTAGATCGCAATTCCTTTTCAAACCTGAAAAAGAAACCAACTGAAAGTTTCAGGGTATATGCCATTAAATGGAGagagcaagcggctagagttaagccacccatggatgaccACAAGTTAATCACTGTCTTCCTTCAAGCTCAAGAGccagattattttcaaaacatgatgtccgcagtgggcaaatccttctcggaagcaatcaaaattggagaaatggttgagaatggccttaagacaggcaaaattataagtcaagcaGTTCTCAAAGCTGCAACTCAGGCTGTCCAGATtgaattcgataattttagtgACACGAATGAGAAGGATGGAGAAACCATGATGACAATAAGGTCGAGAAGAGGTCCTAGGAGAACATCTCGAAGGTATGAGCAGCCTCATCAGGTTTCTGATGATTCCCCTGAGCACTACTATCCACCTCAGAACCCACAATACTCTATTGCTCCACTTCAGTATGTTGTCCAGCCACCAAGACACCCCAGAAGGCGAGCACCAGCACCACAAAATTTCCACCAGCTTCCACAAAATTTTCAAGTGCCCTATAACCCACATCCAAGCCAGGGGTATAAAGGGgaacaaaggttgaaagataattttacaccaataggagagtcctatgcaagt gggcacaatgttgaaagttgtcgggatttgaaaagagaaatagaaaggatgATCCAGGAAAAACTGATAGTGATCCAAGATAATGACACCCAGAATATCATGCAGAATCCTTTATATGCacatgatgatgcacactttgtGGGGATGATGTGTGGTGACATGGAGTATGAGAATCCTCTCGGGAACTTGCCAACTGAAATTGGAGAAGACCATGGTGATTCTAATGAGCAAATTTGTGGCTAA